A stretch of Paludisphaera borealis DNA encodes these proteins:
- a CDS encoding aldo/keto reductase — protein MTHDSRSELPVRRLGSLEVRAPGLGCMGMSEFYDPSQMDDAESIRVIHRFLDQGGNLLDTADMYGSGRNEQLVGKAIADRRGRVVLATKFGNVRGPNGEFLGVRGDAPYVRECCDASLKRLGVDHIDLYYQHRVDPNTPIEETVGAMAELVKAGKVGHLGLSEAAPATIRRAAAVHPIAALQTEYSLWSREPEADVLPTVRELGIGFVAYSPLGRGFLTGRYRTIDDLPADDYRRNAPRFQGENFQKNLDIVKTIEEMAKSKGCTSSQLALAWVLAQGDDVVPIPGTKRVAYLGDNLGAAGVALSAAELARIDALLPAGSASGDRYHAQAMRAVDK, from the coding sequence ATGACTCACGATTCGCGATCGGAACTGCCGGTCCGCCGCCTGGGCAGCCTCGAAGTGCGCGCGCCGGGGCTCGGTTGCATGGGAATGAGCGAGTTCTACGACCCGAGCCAGATGGACGACGCGGAGTCGATCCGCGTGATCCACCGATTCCTCGACCAGGGCGGGAACCTTCTCGACACCGCCGACATGTATGGATCGGGGAGAAACGAGCAACTCGTCGGCAAGGCGATCGCCGACCGTCGCGGCCGGGTCGTGCTGGCGACCAAATTCGGCAACGTCCGCGGCCCGAACGGCGAATTCCTCGGCGTCCGGGGCGACGCGCCGTACGTCCGGGAATGCTGCGACGCCAGCCTGAAGCGGCTCGGCGTGGATCACATCGACCTCTATTACCAGCACCGCGTCGATCCCAACACGCCGATCGAGGAGACCGTGGGCGCGATGGCTGAGTTGGTGAAGGCGGGGAAGGTAGGGCATTTGGGTCTTTCGGAAGCCGCGCCCGCGACGATCCGGCGAGCGGCGGCCGTGCATCCGATCGCGGCGTTGCAAACGGAATACTCGCTCTGGTCGCGCGAGCCCGAGGCCGACGTTCTGCCGACGGTCCGCGAGTTGGGGATCGGGTTCGTAGCCTACAGTCCGCTGGGCCGAGGCTTCCTCACCGGTCGGTATCGCACGATCGACGACCTGCCGGCCGACGACTATCGCCGCAACGCGCCCCGGTTCCAGGGAGAGAATTTCCAGAAGAACCTCGACATCGTGAAGACGATCGAAGAGATGGCGAAGTCCAAAGGCTGTACGTCGAGCCAGCTTGCGCTCGCCTGGGTGCTGGCACAGGGCGACGACGTCGTGCCGATCCCCGGAACCAAGCGGGTCGCGTATCTCGGCGACAACCTGGGCGCGGCCGGCGTCGCCCTGTCGGCCGCCGAGCTGGCGAGGATCGACGCGTTGCTGCCGGCGGGGTCGGCCTCGGGCGACCGCTACCATGCTCAAGCGATGCGGGCCGTCGACAAGTAA
- a CDS encoding YheT family hydrolase, with the protein MPHFMPHSLIRSTEPTTQARDAAPSFAPHPWVKGGHAQTIGGWLLGGGRLGLEVETLSIDLGDGDHLCVLESIPRGWRVGEPAAVLIHGLAGSAGAPYLIRFANRLHAMGVRVVRMNLRGAGEGFGLARRIYHAGRSADVRTVVDWLADRARGSPIAVAGFSLGASLALKLAAEAAERPAAGLDCILAANPPIDLLACARRMQEPENFVYDRNFVRWLRGEVVKLHRRFPDLGAVDLQGVRSVYTFDDLYTAPRNGFASADDYYQRSSAGPLAPRIALAGLVVHAADDPFIPVEAFRSVAFPANVDFELCAHGGHLGYISRTPWRGDRRWLEARLADWLCRRWGLGG; encoded by the coding sequence ATGCCGCATTTCATGCCGCACAGCCTGATTCGATCGACTGAGCCGACAACCCAGGCACGTGATGCCGCGCCCTCCTTCGCGCCGCACCCGTGGGTGAAGGGGGGGCACGCTCAGACGATCGGCGGCTGGCTCCTCGGCGGCGGGCGGCTCGGGCTTGAAGTCGAGACCCTCTCGATCGATCTCGGCGACGGCGATCATTTGTGCGTGCTCGAATCGATTCCACGCGGGTGGCGCGTCGGCGAACCGGCGGCGGTGCTGATTCACGGCCTGGCCGGCTCGGCGGGCGCGCCGTATCTGATCCGGTTCGCGAACCGGCTGCACGCGATGGGCGTCCGCGTCGTCCGCATGAACCTGAGGGGGGCGGGCGAGGGTTTCGGGCTCGCCAGGCGAATCTACCACGCGGGACGCAGCGCCGACGTCCGCACCGTGGTGGACTGGCTGGCGGATCGGGCTCGCGGGTCGCCGATCGCGGTCGCCGGGTTCTCGCTGGGCGCGAGCCTCGCGCTCAAGCTCGCCGCCGAGGCGGCCGAGCGCCCGGCGGCGGGGCTCGACTGCATCCTCGCCGCCAACCCGCCGATCGACCTCCTCGCCTGCGCGCGTCGGATGCAAGAACCCGAGAACTTCGTCTACGATCGCAACTTCGTCCGCTGGCTCCGCGGCGAGGTGGTTAAGCTGCATCGCCGGTTTCCGGACCTCGGCGCGGTCGATCTTCAGGGCGTCCGGTCGGTCTACACGTTCGACGACCTCTACACCGCGCCCCGCAACGGGTTCGCCTCGGCCGACGACTATTACCAACGCTCCAGCGCCGGACCGCTCGCGCCTCGGATCGCACTCGCCGGGTTGGTTGTGCACGCAGCCGACGACCCATTCATCCCGGTCGAGGCGTTTCGCTCGGTCGCGTTTCCAGCGAACGTCGATTTCGAGCTCTGCGCGCATGGCGGACATCTGGGCTACATCAGCCGGACCCCCTGGCGAGGCGACCGCCGCTGGCTGGAAGCGCGGCTCGCCGACTGGCTGTGCCGACGTTGGGGCCTTGGCGGTTGA
- a CDS encoding B12-binding domain-containing radical SAM protein: MADIVIINPRFEPSYWGMDHALPFMGKSANLPVACLPLLAALTPREHDVTLIDENVEAIDWERCARADIVALTGMSVQRFRMKEILTELKARGCFVVIGGPWITVQEDYFDDVPDVIFVGEAEETWPQFLREWSSGLHQFRYEQADKTDMSTVPTPRFDLINMKKYAFGSLQFSRGCPFQCEFCDIIVTFGRRPRIKTSAQVIAELDAILKTGLRIVFIVDDNLIGNKKAIKVVLREVIEWQRKKGYPLTFFTEASIDLADDAELLDLMVEANFVATFIGIESPSEEALRETKKFQNVRAGGTLTEKVRTIQKAGIEVWCGMIMGFDSDDVGIVERQIEFIQQSRIAFSMSGMLSAIPKTPLHSRLATEGRLDFSDRSEFGTNVVPLKMSREELLNGYFEVLNRLYEPEAYFERTDALFLDPAFELGIVKKKPWWRLSRRWVLSEAKCVVESLGLFSRLIWSVPSAELRREYRKRLFNFLKVHRRPGLLLFYVFHLAMHYHTWKMAKDMSSRSSQLVNSF, from the coding sequence ATGGCAGACATCGTGATCATCAATCCTCGGTTCGAACCGTCCTATTGGGGGATGGATCATGCGCTTCCCTTCATGGGGAAGTCGGCGAACCTGCCGGTGGCGTGCCTGCCGCTGCTGGCGGCGCTCACGCCCAGGGAGCACGACGTCACGCTGATCGATGAGAACGTCGAGGCGATCGACTGGGAGCGGTGCGCGCGGGCCGACATCGTGGCCCTGACGGGCATGAGCGTGCAGCGGTTCCGCATGAAGGAGATCCTCACCGAGCTGAAGGCGCGGGGCTGCTTCGTGGTGATCGGCGGCCCGTGGATCACCGTCCAGGAAGACTACTTCGACGACGTCCCCGACGTGATTTTCGTCGGCGAGGCCGAGGAGACGTGGCCCCAGTTCCTCCGCGAGTGGTCCAGCGGCTTGCACCAGTTTCGGTACGAGCAGGCCGACAAGACCGACATGTCGACGGTGCCCACGCCGCGGTTCGACCTGATCAACATGAAGAAGTACGCCTTCGGCAGCCTTCAGTTCTCGCGCGGATGCCCGTTTCAGTGCGAGTTCTGCGACATCATCGTGACGTTCGGGCGGCGTCCCCGGATCAAGACCAGCGCGCAGGTGATCGCCGAGCTGGATGCGATTCTCAAGACGGGGCTGCGGATCGTCTTCATCGTCGACGACAACCTGATCGGCAACAAGAAGGCGATCAAGGTCGTGCTCCGCGAGGTCATCGAGTGGCAGCGGAAGAAAGGCTATCCACTCACCTTTTTCACGGAGGCGTCGATCGACCTGGCCGACGACGCGGAGCTGCTTGACCTGATGGTCGAGGCCAACTTCGTCGCCACGTTCATCGGCATCGAGAGCCCCAGCGAAGAAGCCCTCCGCGAGACCAAGAAGTTCCAGAACGTCCGCGCGGGGGGGACCCTGACGGAGAAGGTCCGCACCATCCAGAAGGCCGGCATCGAGGTCTGGTGCGGCATGATCATGGGGTTCGACAGCGACGACGTCGGAATCGTCGAGCGGCAGATCGAGTTCATCCAGCAGAGCCGGATCGCGTTCTCGATGAGCGGCATGCTCTCGGCCATTCCCAAGACGCCGCTCCATTCGCGGCTCGCCACGGAGGGCCGGCTCGACTTCTCCGACCGCTCCGAGTTCGGCACGAACGTCGTCCCGCTCAAGATGTCGCGAGAGGAGCTGCTCAACGGCTATTTCGAGGTCTTGAACCGGCTCTACGAGCCCGAGGCCTACTTCGAGCGGACCGACGCCTTGTTCCTCGACCCCGCCTTCGAGCTCGGGATCGTCAAGAAGAAACCCTGGTGGCGACTCTCCCGGCGCTGGGTGCTCTCGGAGGCGAAGTGCGTCGTCGAGAGCCTCGGCCTGTTCTCGCGACTGATCTGGAGCGTCCCCAGCGCCGAGCTGCGCCGCGAGTACCGCAAGCGCCTCTTCAACTTCCTCAAGGTCCATCGCCGTCCCGGGTTGCTGCTGTTCTACGTATTCCATCTCGCCATGCATTATCATACCTGGAAGATGGCCAAGGACATGTCCAGCCGAAGCTCGCAACTGGTCAACTCGTTCTGA
- a CDS encoding DUF1501 domain-containing protein → MRFHQAEVPDVRFTRRGAIGSALASGVGLNLLGLLRARAEAAPLVRGPDAPLPPIRSCIAIFYYGGPSQLETFDPKPDAPAEIRGEFGTIATSAPGVRISEHLPMTARVMHKAALIRSMHHKNTLHDPASIHTFTGRLPPQGDFELFSAAPQQFPSWGGTVAYMLRDRDLAVAHAALPFVFHNVVETPCQGAGFLGSSFDPFRIEVDPGAKSYRSDLLASREGIDADRRGVRRALLETMESRTGPPGADRMKMHYEKAYRLLASEVVGRALDISREDPRLLDRYGSADGVWAQGSGTNSESGYGRNMRGRNLLLARRLVEAGVPFVNVYDFKQQGQNWDTHSRNFAQHKETLLPPMDRGFSALVEDLDARGLLESTLVVGLGEFGRTPRINKDAGRDHWPQCYSVILAGGGVRGGTVVGASDRFAAYPDTDPVTPADLAATIFWRFGLDPASEIRDTQNRPYKLADGQPITALF, encoded by the coding sequence ATGCGATTCCATCAGGCGGAAGTTCCGGACGTCCGATTCACACGGCGCGGCGCCATCGGCTCGGCGCTGGCGTCGGGCGTCGGGCTGAACTTGCTGGGGTTGCTCCGGGCCCGGGCGGAGGCCGCGCCGCTGGTTCGCGGGCCGGATGCGCCCTTGCCGCCGATACGGTCGTGCATCGCGATCTTCTATTACGGCGGGCCGAGCCAGCTTGAGACGTTCGACCCCAAGCCCGACGCCCCGGCGGAGATCCGGGGGGAGTTCGGCACGATCGCCACGTCGGCCCCGGGGGTCAGGATCTCGGAGCATCTGCCGATGACGGCCCGGGTGATGCATAAGGCAGCTCTCATTCGGAGCATGCATCACAAGAACACGCTTCATGATCCGGCCTCGATCCACACGTTCACGGGTCGGCTGCCGCCGCAGGGGGATTTCGAGCTTTTCAGCGCGGCGCCGCAGCAGTTCCCAAGTTGGGGAGGGACCGTCGCCTACATGCTGCGCGACCGCGATCTGGCGGTCGCCCACGCGGCGCTGCCGTTCGTGTTTCACAACGTGGTCGAGACGCCCTGCCAGGGGGCGGGGTTCCTGGGCTCGTCGTTCGATCCGTTCCGCATCGAGGTCGACCCCGGCGCGAAGTCGTACCGGTCCGACCTGCTCGCGAGCCGCGAGGGGATCGACGCCGACCGCCGCGGCGTGCGTCGGGCGTTGCTGGAGACGATGGAGTCGCGAACCGGACCGCCCGGCGCGGACCGGATGAAGATGCATTACGAGAAGGCCTATCGGCTGCTCGCTTCCGAGGTCGTCGGCCGGGCGCTCGACATCAGCCGCGAGGACCCGAGGCTGCTCGACCGCTACGGCTCGGCCGACGGCGTCTGGGCTCAGGGCTCCGGCACCAACAGCGAGAGCGGCTACGGTCGCAACATGCGCGGTCGCAACCTGCTCCTGGCCCGCCGGCTGGTCGAGGCGGGCGTCCCGTTCGTGAATGTTTATGACTTCAAGCAGCAGGGGCAGAACTGGGACACGCACTCCCGGAACTTCGCTCAGCACAAGGAGACGCTGCTTCCTCCGATGGACCGAGGCTTCTCCGCGCTCGTCGAGGACCTTGACGCCCGAGGGCTCCTTGAGAGTACGCTGGTGGTCGGTCTCGGCGAGTTCGGCCGCACGCCCCGGATCAACAAGGACGCCGGCCGCGACCACTGGCCGCAGTGCTACAGCGTGATCCTCGCCGGCGGGGGCGTCCGAGGAGGGACGGTCGTCGGCGCCAGCGACCGGTTCGCGGCGTATCCGGACACCGACCCCGTCACCCCCGCCGATCTCGCGGCCACCATCTTCTGGCGGTTCGGGCTCGATCCCGCCAGCGAGATCCGCGACACCCAGAACCGGCCGTACAAGCTCGCCGACGGCCAGCCGATCACCGCGCTGTTTTGA
- a CDS encoding MFS transporter, with protein sequence MKTRGRWRLALMMALLYAVQGSFWPLLGVHLGELGVEGRERGWIFASQALAATALPLGAGQLVDRLMPTQTFLVLAYAIGTVILAVLASGWVVNPLMLFLVFLAYWSLIAPTNGLSSSLAMRNLDEPSREFPAVRLWGTVGWMAVGWLVSVVMLAVAPIRTAGGMPEAFYLAAGLSLVMAVFCWFLPHTPPLATAAPARANLRQGLEVLRQPDVRVYLITAFGVYLTTPMVYQVMPGYLAARGLPRPWISTAMSLGQVPEVAALATLPWLLGRIGYKWTMALGVSAWLARFATLAVNPPLWLAVGGGVLHGVGYGCFTIGGQVFLDSRAPRTHRASVQAIFLVLTTGLGSLLGSLLAGEWVGRGSGDDVLVFLIPCMINGALLIYFLRGFRSHVSTVDRAGAANADLPSRPYAVRGTVACVGNLVTESADG encoded by the coding sequence ATGAAGACGCGAGGGCGATGGCGGCTCGCTTTGATGATGGCGTTGCTTTATGCCGTCCAGGGGTCGTTCTGGCCGCTGCTGGGGGTCCATCTCGGCGAACTCGGCGTCGAGGGCCGCGAGCGGGGCTGGATCTTCGCCTCACAGGCCCTGGCGGCGACCGCCCTGCCGCTGGGCGCCGGGCAGCTCGTCGACCGCCTGATGCCGACCCAGACGTTCCTGGTGCTGGCCTACGCGATCGGCACCGTGATCCTGGCGGTCCTGGCCTCGGGTTGGGTCGTGAATCCGCTGATGTTGTTCCTCGTCTTCCTGGCCTACTGGTCGTTGATCGCGCCGACCAACGGCCTGAGCAGCTCGCTGGCGATGCGGAACCTCGACGAGCCGAGCCGCGAGTTCCCAGCGGTCCGGCTCTGGGGGACCGTCGGCTGGATGGCCGTGGGCTGGCTGGTCTCGGTCGTGATGCTGGCGGTCGCCCCCATCCGTACGGCCGGCGGCATGCCCGAGGCGTTCTACCTCGCCGCCGGGCTGTCGCTGGTGATGGCCGTTTTTTGCTGGTTTCTGCCGCACACGCCTCCGCTGGCGACCGCCGCGCCGGCCCGGGCGAACCTTCGCCAAGGGCTGGAAGTGTTGCGGCAGCCGGACGTTCGGGTTTACCTGATCACGGCGTTCGGCGTCTATTTGACGACGCCCATGGTCTATCAGGTGATGCCGGGATACCTCGCGGCGCGGGGCTTGCCCCGCCCCTGGATCTCGACGGCCATGTCGCTTGGGCAAGTCCCCGAGGTCGCCGCGCTGGCGACCTTGCCGTGGCTGCTCGGGCGGATCGGCTACAAGTGGACCATGGCGTTGGGGGTCTCCGCGTGGCTCGCCCGGTTCGCCACGCTGGCCGTGAACCCGCCGCTGTGGCTGGCCGTCGGCGGCGGCGTGCTGCACGGAGTGGGCTACGGCTGCTTCACGATCGGCGGCCAGGTTTTCCTCGACAGCCGCGCGCCTCGGACCCACCGCGCCAGCGTCCAGGCGATTTTCCTGGTCCTCACGACCGGGCTGGGCTCGCTGCTGGGAAGCCTGCTGGCCGGCGAATGGGTCGGGCGCGGCTCGGGGGATGATGTTCTGGTGTTCCTCATCCCTTGCATGATCAATGGAGCGTTGTTAATCTATTTCCTGAGAGGGTTTCGATCGCATGTCTCGACCGTGGATCGGGCCGGCGCAGCCAACGCCGACCTTCCCTCGCGTCCGTACGCTGTGCGGGGGACGGTTGCTTGCGTTGGGAACTTGGTGACGGAGTCGGCCGATGGGTGA
- a CDS encoding bestrophin family protein, producing the protein MHTGRHYSLDEVIRWTRRETYIFLVIMVIPTVAFQVLGWTWLSISWSPIALVGTAVAFITGFNNSAAYGRLWEARQVWSEIIDTSRTWGMMVADLVTAPESAGVKRALIHRQIAWLTALRYHLREARAWETMCRSDNTEYLERNYVVAEWDGKLDALLSTLLDPAELSAVALRKNRPTPLIGLQSKALREGVEAGWLSDSHRLALINVLNRFLESQGKCERLKNYPYPRQFATLNLIFVWLFILLLPFGLMHEFRELGPGFVWLTIPAGVAIAWVLHTIDKIGESSSNPFEGGPNDVPITALSRIAEIDLRESIGETDVPQPIEPRNNLLL; encoded by the coding sequence ATGCACACGGGACGCCACTACAGCCTGGACGAAGTGATCCGTTGGACTCGCAGAGAGACCTACATCTTCCTCGTCATCATGGTGATTCCGACAGTCGCGTTTCAGGTCCTGGGTTGGACCTGGCTCTCGATCTCGTGGTCGCCGATCGCCCTGGTGGGGACGGCGGTGGCGTTCATCACGGGCTTCAACAACAGCGCCGCGTATGGACGGCTCTGGGAAGCCCGACAGGTCTGGAGTGAGATCATCGACACGAGCCGGACATGGGGAATGATGGTCGCCGACCTCGTGACCGCGCCCGAGTCGGCCGGTGTGAAGCGAGCGTTGATCCACCGTCAAATCGCCTGGCTGACGGCCCTCCGCTACCATCTTCGCGAAGCGAGGGCCTGGGAGACGATGTGCCGCAGCGACAACACCGAATACCTCGAAAGAAACTACGTCGTCGCCGAATGGGACGGGAAGCTCGACGCCTTGCTATCCACGCTCCTCGATCCCGCCGAACTATCCGCTGTTGCACTCAGGAAGAATCGACCGACGCCCCTCATCGGGCTCCAGTCGAAGGCGCTTCGCGAGGGCGTCGAGGCGGGATGGTTGAGCGACTCCCATCGACTCGCATTGATCAACGTCCTTAATAGGTTCTTGGAATCCCAGGGCAAGTGCGAGCGGCTCAAGAACTATCCGTATCCCCGACAATTCGCGACGCTCAACCTGATCTTCGTCTGGCTGTTCATCCTCCTCTTGCCGTTCGGCCTGATGCATGAATTTCGAGAACTGGGACCGGGATTCGTCTGGCTGACCATCCCCGCCGGGGTCGCCATCGCCTGGGTCCTGCACACGATCGACAAGATCGGCGAAAGCTCGTCGAACCCGTTCGAGGGCGGACCGAACGACGTGCCGATCACGGCCCTGAGCCGCATCGCGGAGATCGACCTCCGCGAGAGCATCGGTGAAACCGACGTCCCCCAGCCGATCGAACCCAGGAACAACCTGCTTCTCTAA
- a CDS encoding HEAT repeat domain-containing protein: protein MYYAQKASSTAASKKTVEDESKLIDVLKKSDASRKDKADALRLLGRVGSRACVPVVAPLLNDDDFSHMARYALEPIPDPSVDVALRDAVGKVKGRNLIGVIGSLGVRRDPKAVAILTPKLLAAEAGVSQATARALGYVGTVEASQALEAALPKLKEADRAAAFEGLFRCAEALVVQGQRGPATSIYEGLRKTNAPDLIHDDAARAVEALRKS, encoded by the coding sequence ATGTACTACGCTCAAAAGGCCTCGTCGACGGCGGCTTCGAAGAAGACGGTCGAGGACGAGTCGAAGCTGATCGACGTCCTCAAGAAGTCGGACGCCTCGCGCAAGGACAAGGCCGACGCCCTCCGGCTGCTCGGCCGGGTCGGAAGCCGGGCATGCGTGCCGGTCGTCGCCCCGTTGCTGAACGACGACGACTTCTCGCACATGGCCCGGTACGCGCTCGAGCCGATCCCCGACCCGTCGGTCGACGTCGCGCTCCGCGACGCGGTCGGCAAGGTGAAGGGGCGCAACCTGATCGGCGTGATCGGCAGCCTCGGCGTCCGTCGCGACCCCAAGGCGGTCGCGATCCTGACGCCCAAGCTGCTCGCCGCCGAGGCCGGCGTCAGCCAGGCGACGGCCCGCGCCCTCGGCTACGTCGGCACCGTCGAGGCCTCGCAGGCCCTCGAAGCCGCCCTGCCGAAGCTCAAGGAAGCCGATCGGGCGGCCGCCTTCGAGGGTCTGTTCCGATGCGCCGAGGCTCTGGTCGTCCAGGGCCAGCGCGGCCCGGCGACCTCGATCTACGAGGGCCTGCGCAAGACCAACGCCCCCGACCTCATCCACGACGACGCCGCGCGCGCCGTCGAAGCCTTGCGCAAGAGCTGA
- a CDS encoding Gfo/Idh/MocA family protein, which produces MTESVSVTRRDCLKTAAVAGAAMAVPTIIPASALGRGGATAPSERITMAGVGIGPRGEFVLGWMLPERDVRFVAICDVRKERREAVKGIIDKHNGDQDCAQFTDFRELLATRPDIDAFLIATGDRWHATLATMAMRAGKDVYSEKPSCMTIAEGRAVVETAKRHGRIYQTGTQRLSEAPFVAAIELARSGKLGKVHTARAHIAPWDAAEMSHAWLPAEAEPPKDVVDWDMWLGPCPWRPYNASYVKGGWRGHYDFHTSCIGEWGAHTFAQAQAGIDALDTSAVEYTYVKNATGDGMVATFASGVKMVLQLEGWKGSCGMKFEGTEGSVAVADGYAKPDVSSPSLLAEGEKLVAEYMEKTKRPMNHVRDFFDCIKTRRQTVANPSVMHHSMGTVHAANICMWLKRDMAYDPVREEFRNDAEANRLRTRAQRAPYII; this is translated from the coding sequence ATGACGGAATCCGTGAGCGTGACGCGACGTGACTGCCTCAAGACGGCGGCCGTCGCCGGCGCGGCGATGGCCGTTCCGACGATCATCCCGGCTTCGGCGCTAGGCCGAGGGGGCGCGACCGCGCCCAGCGAACGCATCACCATGGCGGGCGTCGGGATCGGCCCGCGCGGCGAGTTCGTGCTGGGCTGGATGCTCCCCGAGCGCGACGTCCGGTTCGTCGCCATCTGCGACGTCCGCAAGGAGCGCCGCGAGGCCGTCAAGGGGATCATCGACAAGCACAACGGCGACCAGGACTGCGCCCAGTTCACCGACTTCCGCGAACTGCTGGCCACCCGGCCCGACATCGACGCTTTCCTCATCGCCACCGGCGACCGCTGGCACGCCACGCTCGCGACCATGGCCATGCGGGCCGGCAAGGACGTGTACTCCGAAAAACCCTCGTGCATGACCATCGCCGAGGGTCGCGCGGTCGTCGAAACCGCCAAGCGACACGGCCGGATCTACCAGACCGGCACCCAGCGGCTCAGCGAGGCCCCGTTCGTCGCCGCGATCGAACTGGCCCGTTCGGGCAAGCTCGGCAAGGTTCACACCGCGCGGGCCCACATCGCCCCATGGGACGCCGCCGAGATGAGCCACGCCTGGCTCCCCGCCGAAGCCGAGCCGCCGAAGGACGTCGTCGACTGGGATATGTGGCTCGGCCCTTGCCCCTGGCGGCCGTACAACGCCAGCTACGTCAAGGGAGGCTGGCGCGGCCACTACGACTTCCACACCAGCTGCATCGGCGAGTGGGGCGCCCACACCTTCGCCCAAGCGCAGGCCGGCATCGACGCCCTCGACACCTCGGCCGTCGAATACACCTACGTCAAGAACGCCACCGGCGACGGCATGGTCGCGACCTTCGCCAGCGGTGTCAAAATGGTCCTCCAGCTTGAAGGCTGGAAGGGGAGCTGCGGCATGAAGTTCGAGGGGACCGAAGGCTCGGTCGCCGTCGCCGACGGCTACGCGAAGCCCGACGTCTCGTCCCCCTCGCTGCTGGCCGAAGGCGAGAAGCTCGTCGCCGAGTACATGGAGAAGACCAAGCGGCCGATGAACCACGTCCGCGACTTCTTCGACTGCATCAAGACCCGCCGGCAGACCGTCGCCAACCCCTCGGTCATGCACCACTCGATGGGCACCGTGCACGCGGCGAACATCTGCATGTGGCTGAAGCGCGACATGGCCTACGACCCCGTCCGCGAGGAATTCCGCAACGACGCCGAGGCCAATCGGCTCCGCACCCGCGCCCAGCGAGCCCCGTACATCATCTGA
- a CDS encoding lipoate--protein ligase family protein has protein sequence MAIDEALLDLVASDPTVAWLRTYGWSTPTLSLGYFQRWADADAEPRWRSAAKVRRATGGGAIWHEHELTYAIVIPSRHPLSRPNTALYRAVHAAIGSILTGREIEARRHGDLASVSTAAPAPHPFLCFADRDGEDLVAEGSKVVGSAQRRRAGAILQHGSLLLRRSAATPELAGVADLADVATDPRTWSDLVAEPLCRALGMEPVPGDLPNDFQAHVELLEQTVYRDPKWNAKR, from the coding sequence ATGGCGATCGACGAGGCGCTGCTCGACCTCGTCGCGAGTGATCCGACCGTCGCATGGCTGAGAACCTACGGCTGGTCGACCCCCACTCTCAGCCTGGGTTACTTCCAGCGCTGGGCCGACGCCGACGCCGAGCCGCGTTGGCGATCGGCGGCCAAGGTCCGAAGGGCCACCGGCGGCGGTGCGATCTGGCATGAACACGAACTCACCTACGCGATCGTGATCCCATCCCGGCATCCCCTGTCCCGCCCCAACACGGCGCTTTATCGCGCGGTGCATGCGGCGATCGGCTCGATTTTGACTGGTCGGGAAATCGAGGCCCGGCGGCACGGCGACCTGGCCTCGGTCTCGACCGCCGCGCCCGCGCCGCACCCGTTCCTCTGCTTCGCCGATCGCGACGGCGAGGACCTGGTCGCCGAGGGTTCCAAAGTCGTCGGCAGCGCCCAGCGGCGTCGCGCCGGCGCGATCCTCCAGCACGGCTCGCTGCTCCTGAGGAGGTCGGCCGCGACCCCGGAGCTCGCGGGCGTCGCCGACCTGGCCGACGTCGCGACCGACCCTCGGACCTGGTCCGACCTCGTCGCCGAACCGCTCTGCCGCGCCCTCGGGATGGAACCCGTCCCCGGCGATCTTCCCAACGACTTTCAAGCTCACGTCGAACTCCTTGAGCAGACCGTCTACCGCGATCCCAAATGGAACGCCAAGCGGTGA
- a CDS encoding carbon-nitrogen hydrolase family protein codes for MFLAAVIQLTSTADVDRNLGDVETLVGRASKYGASLVATPENVNFLGPAEDKVKRAETLEGPTCRFFADLARRHGIILLLGSFNERGSTPERCRNTSVLFGRDGSILAVYRKIHLFDVDYSDSVRYLESKTVEPGDQTVVAATDLGRIGLSICYDLRFGDLYRRLVQEGAEILCVPAAFTMQTGRDHWQPLLRARAIERQSYVLAPAQFGRHDDPGLRESFGHAMIVDPWGHVVAMASDGPGLALAEIDLDRVATIRRSIPVRDYD; via the coding sequence ATGTTTTTGGCCGCGGTGATTCAGCTCACGTCGACGGCTGACGTCGACCGCAACCTTGGCGACGTCGAGACGCTCGTCGGCCGGGCTTCGAAATACGGCGCGTCGCTGGTTGCGACGCCGGAGAACGTGAACTTCCTGGGACCGGCCGAGGACAAGGTGAAGCGGGCCGAAACGCTTGAAGGACCGACGTGCCGGTTCTTCGCCGACCTCGCCCGCCGCCATGGGATCATCCTCTTGCTGGGCTCGTTCAACGAGCGCGGAAGCACGCCCGAGCGGTGTCGTAATACGAGCGTGCTGTTCGGCCGCGACGGGTCGATCCTGGCGGTTTACCGGAAGATCCACCTGTTCGACGTCGACTATTCCGACTCGGTGCGGTACCTCGAATCGAAGACGGTCGAGCCCGGCGATCAGACGGTCGTCGCCGCGACCGATCTCGGCCGCATCGGCCTGAGCATTTGCTACGACCTCCGGTTCGGCGACCTCTACCGCCGGCTGGTTCAGGAAGGGGCCGAGATCCTGTGCGTTCCGGCCGCGTTCACGATGCAGACCGGACGCGACCACTGGCAGCCGTTGCTCCGGGCCCGCGCGATCGAGCGCCAGTCGTACGTCCTGGCGCCCGCCCAGTTCGGACGCCACGACGACCCGGGCCTGCGCGAGAGCTTCGGCCATGCGATGATCGTCGACCCGTGGGGCCACGTCGTCGCCATGGCCTCCGACGGCCCGGGCCTGGCGCTCGCCGAGATCGACCTGGATCGCGTCGCCACGATCCGCCGGTCGATCCCGGTCCGCGACTACGACTGA